The following are encoded in a window of Roseimaritima ulvae genomic DNA:
- a CDS encoding RNase H family protein, whose amino-acid sequence MVAFRHFSETDSDPHTPCSDSSRISESLVNEEPQTLSEYLLVCEAIPASDTVGSWRFSLETAAGETLLDVREKEFGDPKRLALLAIVRGLEAIEGAASVTLISTSRYVIRGLRDSLHRWRENGFMWEHFGRTVAVENADLWRRVDRALQFHQVHACLVSATKVSGHGVSAENRPAAAPRPVSGSPPADRLRRWLLSQCGTQGPKRKYGPADLALA is encoded by the coding sequence GTGGTCGCATTCCGTCATTTTTCCGAAACCGATTCCGATCCCCATACCCCCTGTTCGGATTCCAGCCGAATCTCCGAATCGCTCGTCAACGAGGAACCGCAAACTCTTTCCGAATACTTGCTCGTATGTGAAGCAATTCCTGCCTCCGACACAGTCGGCAGTTGGCGATTCTCCTTGGAGACCGCTGCCGGGGAAACGCTGTTGGACGTGCGGGAGAAAGAGTTTGGTGACCCCAAACGTTTGGCGTTGTTAGCGATTGTGAGAGGCTTGGAAGCCATTGAAGGAGCCGCCAGCGTGACGCTGATTTCAACGAGCCGATATGTGATCCGCGGACTCCGCGATTCACTGCATCGCTGGCGGGAGAACGGGTTTATGTGGGAGCATTTTGGTCGCACCGTCGCCGTTGAGAACGCGGACCTGTGGCGTCGCGTGGACCGCGCGTTGCAATTCCACCAAGTGCACGCCTGCCTGGTCTCGGCGACCAAAGTTTCGGGACATGGCGTCTCGGCCGAAAACCGCCCCGCGGCCGCCCCGCGACCGGTTTCCGGCTCCCCACCAGCGGATCGCCTCCGCCGCTGGTTGCTGTCGCAGTGCGGCACGCAGGGCCCCAAACGTAAATACGGCCCCGCGGACCTGGCACTGGCGTAG
- the glgB gene encoding 1,4-alpha-glucan branching protein GlgB, with product MHTQLTLSQIGSLIEGTCGDPGAILGPHGVDYQGTPAVAVRGFFPDSRAAWVVDDRDGVRRPMQKIHPAGFYEAICPAAFAPEVFRNDALPPTTPDRPGYTLQVAQQSGEIVAMQDPYAVPSILTDFDRYLIGEGKHHELYNRLGAHVRSAGDKTDGSDAGVNFAVWAPNARTVQVVGDFNGWDGRKAVMRVHPYLGIWELFVPGAKAGDRYKYRLQTEHGEWVDKSDPLGFAAELPPLTASIVADLTQHEWNDNQWMQKRAETEVLKQPYNVYEVHLGSWQQGPGRTHGWLDYRDLAHRLVDYCHRMNFTHVELMPVSEHPFTGSWGYQTVGYFAPTSRHGSPEDFMYFVDFMHQNNIGVIIDWVPAHFPKDGHGLYRFDGSPLYEHADPRQGEHPDWGTMIFNYGRNEVRNFLVANALFWLDKYHIDGLRVDAVASMLYLDYSREGGEWIPNQYGGRENLEAIDFIREFNVAVHEKHPGAITVAEESTAWPGVSRPTYDGGLGFTFKWNMGWMNDTLRYMRNEPIHRKYHQDELTFSLIYAFTENFTLPLSHDEVVHGKGSLISQMPGDMWQKFANLRLLYSYMWTHPGKNLLFMGGEIAQWTEWHHDHGPQWELLDFKTHRGVQNLVADLNQLVIENPALHAEDHSGEGFEWVDCMNHEASVLVYLRKAPGAAPMLVCCNFTPVPRDQYRVGVPAGGNYWHEVLNSDAGIYGGSNVGNYPGLHVTGVPHHGRPDSVLVNIPPLGVTIFRLEE from the coding sequence ATGCATACCCAACTGACGCTCTCGCAAATCGGAAGTTTGATTGAAGGCACGTGTGGCGATCCAGGCGCGATCCTGGGACCGCACGGCGTCGATTACCAGGGAACACCGGCCGTGGCCGTCCGCGGTTTTTTCCCGGACTCGCGAGCCGCCTGGGTGGTCGACGACCGCGACGGCGTCCGTCGGCCGATGCAAAAAATCCACCCCGCAGGTTTTTACGAAGCGATTTGCCCCGCCGCATTCGCACCAGAAGTTTTTCGCAATGATGCTCTACCTCCCACTACCCCCGACCGTCCCGGCTATACTCTTCAAGTTGCCCAGCAGTCCGGTGAAATAGTCGCTATGCAAGATCCCTACGCAGTACCGTCGATCCTGACCGATTTTGATCGTTATCTGATCGGTGAAGGCAAACATCACGAGCTATACAACCGTCTAGGTGCGCACGTTCGCTCCGCCGGTGACAAGACCGACGGTAGTGACGCGGGGGTCAACTTTGCGGTTTGGGCGCCCAACGCTCGCACGGTCCAAGTGGTCGGCGACTTCAACGGCTGGGACGGCCGCAAGGCGGTGATGCGAGTCCATCCTTACCTGGGCATTTGGGAACTGTTCGTGCCCGGTGCCAAAGCCGGCGATCGCTACAAGTACCGTCTGCAAACCGAGCACGGTGAATGGGTCGACAAATCCGACCCGCTGGGCTTCGCCGCCGAACTGCCGCCGCTGACCGCTTCCATCGTTGCCGATCTCACGCAACATGAATGGAACGACAACCAATGGATGCAGAAGCGAGCCGAAACCGAAGTCCTCAAGCAACCCTATAACGTCTACGAAGTGCACCTGGGCAGCTGGCAGCAGGGCCCGGGCCGAACGCACGGCTGGCTGGATTATCGCGACCTGGCCCATCGCTTGGTCGACTACTGCCATCGCATGAATTTCACCCACGTGGAATTAATGCCCGTCAGCGAACACCCCTTCACCGGTTCCTGGGGTTACCAAACCGTTGGCTACTTCGCTCCGACCAGTCGGCATGGCTCGCCCGAAGACTTTATGTACTTCGTCGACTTCATGCACCAGAACAACATCGGCGTGATCATCGACTGGGTGCCCGCTCACTTCCCCAAAGACGGTCACGGCCTGTACCGATTTGACGGTTCGCCATTGTACGAACACGCCGACCCGCGGCAGGGCGAACACCCCGACTGGGGCACGATGATTTTCAACTACGGACGCAACGAAGTCCGTAACTTCCTGGTCGCCAATGCCCTGTTCTGGCTGGACAAGTACCACATCGATGGGCTGCGAGTCGACGCGGTGGCTTCGATGCTGTACCTGGACTACAGCCGCGAAGGCGGCGAGTGGATCCCCAATCAATACGGTGGCCGGGAGAACCTGGAAGCCATCGATTTCATTCGCGAGTTCAACGTCGCGGTGCATGAAAAGCACCCCGGTGCGATCACCGTGGCGGAAGAGTCGACGGCTTGGCCCGGTGTCTCGCGACCGACCTACGACGGCGGCTTGGGGTTCACCTTCAAGTGGAACATGGGCTGGATGAACGACACCCTGCGGTACATGCGGAATGAACCGATTCACCGCAAGTACCACCAGGACGAATTGACCTTCAGCCTGATCTACGCCTTCACCGAAAACTTCACGCTGCCGCTGTCGCACGACGAAGTGGTGCATGGCAAGGGTTCGTTGATCTCGCAGATGCCCGGCGACATGTGGCAGAAGTTCGCCAACCTGCGATTGCTGTACTCCTACATGTGGACGCACCCCGGCAAGAACCTGCTGTTCATGGGCGGCGAAATCGCCCAGTGGACCGAATGGCATCACGACCACGGCCCGCAGTGGGAACTGTTGGACTTCAAGACGCATCGCGGCGTCCAGAATTTGGTGGCCGACCTGAACCAGTTGGTGATCGAAAACCCGGCTCTGCACGCCGAAGATCACTCCGGTGAAGGCTTCGAGTGGGTGGACTGCATGAACCACGAAGCCAGTGTGTTGGTGTACCTGCGAAAAGCTCCAGGAGCCGCCCCGATGCTGGTCTGCTGCAACTTCACGCCGGTGCCTCGCGACCAGTACCGCGTCGGCGTCCCCGCCGGCGGCAACTACTGGCACGAAGTTCTCAACAGCGATGCCGGGATCTACGGCGGCAGCAACGTGGGCAACTACCCCGGCCTGCACGTCACCGGCGTCCCACACCACGGACGGCCCGACAGCGTGCTGGTCAACATCCCGCCGCTGGGCGTGACCATCTTCCGCCTCGAAGAGTAG